A part of Homoserinibacter sp. YIM 151385 genomic DNA contains:
- a CDS encoding Na+/H+ antiporter subunit D, with the protein MIALVPAVVLVPLLGAALALVLGKRPRLQRIVSILALVVVVAISAVLLVQVDAEGTLVMEVGGWAAPYGIALVVDRLSALLLLISAIVLLAVLVFSVGQGLADGHDETPVSIYYPTYLILGTGVFNAFVAGDLFNLYVGFEILLVASYVLITLGGTEARIRAGTTYIVVSLVSSALFLASIALIYGALGTVNIAHISVRMGEIDGSVQIVLHVMLLVAFGIKAAVFPLSFWLPDSYPTAPAPVTAVFAGLLTKVGVYAILRTETLIFPGPDLNWLLLVIAGLTMVVGVLGAVAQTDIKRLLSFTLVSHIGYMVLGVGLGTAEGTAAAIYYVVHHIVVQTTLFLATGLIERVGGTTSITRLGGLLAASPLLAILFFVPALNLGGIPPFSGFIGKLALFEASALEGSWLAWTLVGAGALVSLLTLYALIRVWSLAFWRSAREVAEQHDADAAAAGEDPVRSGHEPERLAAPDALLAGGTAPVTAAVQVQEAKTTPRLMIGATAGMVLVSLVLTVAAGPLYELAARAGESLESASYIASVFPEGAP; encoded by the coding sequence ATGATCGCCCTCGTGCCCGCCGTCGTCCTCGTGCCGCTGCTCGGCGCGGCGCTCGCGCTCGTCCTCGGCAAGCGCCCCCGCCTGCAGCGCATCGTGTCGATCCTCGCGCTCGTGGTCGTCGTCGCGATCAGCGCCGTCCTGCTCGTGCAGGTGGATGCCGAGGGCACCCTGGTCATGGAGGTCGGCGGCTGGGCGGCGCCCTACGGCATCGCGCTCGTCGTCGACCGGCTCTCGGCCCTCCTGCTCCTCATCTCGGCGATCGTGCTCCTCGCGGTCCTCGTCTTCTCGGTCGGGCAGGGTCTCGCGGACGGGCACGACGAGACGCCGGTCTCGATCTACTACCCGACCTACCTCATCCTCGGCACGGGCGTCTTCAACGCCTTCGTCGCGGGCGACCTCTTCAACCTCTACGTCGGGTTCGAGATCCTGCTCGTCGCGAGCTACGTGCTCATCACCCTCGGCGGCACGGAGGCGCGCATCCGCGCCGGCACGACCTACATCGTCGTGAGCCTCGTCTCCTCGGCGCTGTTCCTCGCCTCCATCGCGCTCATCTACGGCGCGCTCGGCACCGTCAACATCGCCCACATCTCGGTGCGGATGGGCGAGATCGACGGCTCGGTGCAGATCGTGCTCCACGTCATGCTGCTCGTCGCCTTCGGCATCAAGGCGGCGGTGTTCCCGCTCTCCTTCTGGCTGCCGGACTCCTACCCGACGGCGCCCGCACCGGTCACGGCGGTCTTCGCGGGCCTGCTCACGAAGGTCGGCGTCTACGCGATCCTCCGCACCGAGACGCTCATCTTCCCCGGTCCCGACCTCAACTGGCTGCTGCTCGTGATCGCGGGCCTCACGATGGTCGTCGGCGTGCTCGGCGCGGTCGCCCAGACCGACATCAAGCGACTGCTCTCCTTCACCCTCGTCAGCCACATCGGCTACATGGTGCTCGGTGTCGGCCTCGGGACCGCGGAGGGCACGGCGGCCGCGATCTACTACGTCGTGCACCACATCGTCGTGCAGACGACGCTGTTCCTCGCGACGGGGCTCATCGAGCGCGTCGGCGGCACCACCTCGATCACCCGCCTCGGCGGACTGCTCGCGGCATCCCCGCTCCTCGCGATCCTCTTCTTCGTGCCGGCGCTCAACCTCGGCGGCATCCCGCCCTTCTCCGGCTTCATCGGCAAGCTCGCGCTCTTCGAGGCGAGCGCGCTCGAGGGGTCCTGGCTCGCCTGGACGCTCGTCGGCGCGGGGGCCCTCGTCTCGCTGCTCACCCTGTACGCGCTGATCCGCGTGTGGAGCCTCGCCTTCTGGCGCTCCGCACGGGAGGTCGCCGAGCAGCACGACGCGGATGCCGCGGCGGCCGGCGAGGACCCGGTGCGCAGCGGGCACGAGCCCGAGCGCCTCGCGGCCCCCGATGCGCTCCTCGCCGGCGGCACCGCCCCCGTGACGGCGGCCGTGCAGGTGCAGGAGGCGAAGACGACGCCGCGGCTCATGATCGGCGCGACCGCCGGCATGGTGCTCGTGAGCCTCGTGCTCACCGTCGCGGCCGGACCGCTCTACGAGCTCGCGGCCCGCGCGGGCGAGAGCCTGGAGAGCGCCTCCTACATCGCGAGCGTGTTCCCGGAGGGTGCGCCGTGA
- a CDS encoding Na(+)/H(+) antiporter subunit C: MSLSLTILLVMGVLYACGVYLMLERSMTRVLLGFLLVGNATNLLIFSMAGMPGVAPIADGEAPSSDMTDPLPQALVLTAIVITFGVSAFLLALIYRSWRLGQADEVEDDEADLALSAGGVPEEEAAVDADTDFVDDEHTEADEAADRTVGSPSPQEEATT; the protein is encoded by the coding sequence GTGAGCCTCTCGCTGACGATCCTGCTCGTCATGGGCGTGCTGTACGCCTGCGGCGTCTACCTCATGCTCGAGCGCAGCATGACCCGCGTCCTCCTCGGCTTCCTCCTCGTCGGCAACGCCACGAACCTCCTCATCTTCTCGATGGCCGGGATGCCGGGGGTCGCACCCATCGCCGACGGCGAGGCGCCCTCGAGCGACATGACCGACCCGCTGCCGCAGGCCCTCGTGCTCACCGCGATCGTCATCACCTTCGGCGTCTCCGCCTTCCTCCTCGCCCTCATCTACCGCTCCTGGCGCCTCGGCCAGGCCGACGAGGTCGAGGACGACGAGGCCGACCTCGCGCTCAGCGCGGGCGGCGTGCCCGAGGAGGAGGCCGCGGTCGACGCCGACACCGACTTCGTCGACGACGAGCACACGGAGGCCGACGAGGCCGCCGACCGCACCGTCGGCAGCCCGAGCCCGCAGGAGGAGGCCACCACATGA
- a CDS encoding Na+/H+ antiporter subunit A, which translates to MLALLCAFALLAVLLPALTRRLGRGVFLLAAIVPAAAAVHAALAIPDAVAGIPLQERVEWVAQLDLALAFRLDALSTTMALVVGGVGALVLVYCARYFRSDEPALGRFAATFLAFAGAMYGLVVADDVFLLFVFWEATSVFSYLLIGHATGRRASRRAAMQALMVTTLGGLAMFVGLVVLWQQTGTSSLAGIVEAAPGGAPAIVGAALVVVGIVSKSALVPFHFWLPAAMAAPTPVSAYLHAAAMVKAGMYLALRMSPGLAEVPGWRESLVALGLLTMLVGAWTALRQTDLKLVLAHGTVSQLGFLVAVAAIGTRDAVLAGTALLVGHALFKSTLFLVVGVVDHSEGTRDLRKLSGLGRTRPVLAATAAAAILSMAGLPPAFGFVAKEAVLTSLLDAGEAGDALSWLALGIIVLGSALTLAYGVRFLWGAFGTKAGVERCTPGPHGRVAALFEVAPIALAAAGLLLGPVAHLADPLLGAVADRTPAEGEIAHLAFWHGLEPALAVSALSIGLGALVFALIGRRVPGAPQPEQLAPRAYRAAIRALEATAIAVTRKTQRGSLPFYLGTIFVVVVVAASTAVALSGRGLGDVREWDSPAQLAIGLLMAGAAIAATRAAKRFQAVVLVGVTGLGMASLFGLHGAPDLALTQALVEIVTLVAFVLVLRRLPARLGDQHGSGFRLVRALIGAAVGLVMIMVALVAAGARVDVPISVEWAELAVTQGHGENVVNVALVDLRGWDTMGELSVIIAAATGVASLVFLRGRADTLPRVGRREARQAYRDRRAERRTAASESSRGAWLLAGRTLAEQHRSILLEVVVRLVFHALIVLSIYLLLVGHNAPGGGFAGGLVAGLALVGRYLAGGRFELGAAAPFDAGKTLGAGLILAGGTAAVPLLFGVDALTSSWFTVPLGPLGEFDFVTSTIFDIGVYFVVIGLVLDVLRSLGAEVDRQYEDGDAGAPEPEGVRA; encoded by the coding sequence ATGCTGGCCCTCCTCTGCGCGTTCGCCCTCCTCGCGGTGCTCCTCCCGGCGCTCACGCGCCGCCTCGGGCGAGGCGTCTTCCTCCTCGCCGCGATCGTGCCCGCGGCGGCGGCCGTGCACGCGGCGCTCGCGATCCCGGATGCCGTGGCCGGCATCCCGCTCCAGGAGCGCGTCGAGTGGGTCGCCCAGCTCGATCTCGCGCTGGCGTTCCGGCTGGATGCGCTCTCGACGACGATGGCCCTCGTGGTGGGCGGCGTGGGGGCGCTCGTGCTCGTCTACTGCGCGCGCTACTTCCGCTCCGACGAGCCGGCGCTGGGACGCTTCGCGGCGACCTTCCTCGCCTTCGCGGGCGCCATGTACGGGCTCGTCGTCGCGGACGACGTCTTCCTGCTCTTCGTGTTCTGGGAGGCGACGAGCGTCTTCTCCTACCTCCTGATCGGCCACGCGACGGGTCGTCGGGCGAGTCGCCGGGCCGCGATGCAGGCGCTCATGGTGACGACCCTCGGCGGGCTCGCGATGTTCGTGGGGCTCGTGGTCCTCTGGCAGCAGACCGGCACCTCCTCGCTCGCAGGGATCGTCGAGGCGGCGCCGGGGGGCGCGCCCGCGATCGTCGGCGCCGCGCTGGTCGTCGTCGGCATCGTGTCGAAGTCGGCGCTCGTGCCCTTCCACTTCTGGCTCCCGGCCGCGATGGCCGCGCCCACGCCGGTGAGCGCCTACCTCCACGCGGCGGCGATGGTGAAGGCGGGCATGTATCTCGCGCTCCGCATGTCGCCGGGTCTCGCCGAGGTGCCGGGCTGGCGCGAGTCGCTCGTCGCCCTCGGCCTCCTCACGATGCTCGTCGGCGCCTGGACGGCGCTGCGGCAGACCGACCTCAAGCTGGTGCTCGCGCACGGCACGGTGAGCCAGCTCGGCTTCCTCGTCGCGGTCGCCGCGATCGGCACCCGCGACGCCGTGCTCGCCGGCACCGCGCTCCTCGTCGGCCACGCCCTCTTCAAGTCGACGCTCTTCCTCGTCGTCGGCGTCGTCGACCACAGCGAGGGCACCCGCGACCTCCGAAAGCTGTCGGGGCTGGGCCGCACCCGGCCGGTCCTGGCGGCGACGGCCGCCGCCGCGATCCTCTCGATGGCGGGCCTCCCGCCGGCCTTCGGCTTCGTCGCGAAGGAGGCCGTGCTCACCTCCCTGCTGGATGCGGGGGAGGCCGGGGATGCGCTGTCCTGGCTCGCGCTCGGCATCATCGTGCTCGGCTCCGCCCTCACCCTCGCCTACGGCGTGCGCTTCCTCTGGGGGGCCTTCGGCACGAAGGCCGGCGTGGAGCGCTGCACGCCCGGCCCGCACGGCCGCGTCGCCGCGCTCTTCGAGGTCGCGCCGATCGCGCTCGCCGCCGCCGGCCTCCTCCTCGGGCCCGTCGCGCACCTCGCGGATCCGCTGCTCGGCGCCGTCGCCGACCGGACGCCCGCGGAGGGCGAGATCGCGCACCTCGCCTTCTGGCACGGGCTGGAGCCCGCGCTCGCCGTCTCGGCGCTCTCGATCGGGCTCGGCGCGCTCGTCTTCGCGCTCATCGGGCGGCGCGTGCCGGGCGCCCCCCAGCCGGAGCAGCTCGCGCCCCGCGCGTACCGCGCCGCGATCCGAGCGCTCGAGGCGACCGCGATCGCCGTCACGCGGAAGACGCAGCGCGGCTCGCTGCCCTTCTACCTCGGCACGATCTTCGTCGTGGTCGTGGTCGCCGCCTCGACCGCGGTCGCCCTCTCGGGCCGCGGGCTCGGCGATGTGCGCGAGTGGGACTCGCCCGCGCAGCTCGCGATCGGCCTCCTCATGGCGGGCGCGGCGATCGCGGCGACCCGGGCCGCGAAGCGCTTCCAGGCGGTCGTGCTCGTCGGCGTCACGGGCCTCGGCATGGCCTCCCTCTTCGGCCTGCACGGCGCCCCCGACCTCGCGCTCACCCAGGCGCTCGTCGAGATCGTGACGCTCGTCGCCTTCGTCCTCGTGCTCCGTCGCCTCCCGGCGCGGCTCGGCGACCAGCACGGCTCCGGCTTCCGGCTCGTGCGCGCGCTCATCGGCGCCGCCGTCGGGCTCGTCATGATCATGGTCGCGCTCGTCGCCGCGGGCGCGCGCGTCGACGTCCCGATCTCGGTCGAGTGGGCGGAGCTCGCGGTCACGCAGGGGCACGGCGAGAACGTCGTCAACGTCGCGCTCGTCGATCTCCGCGGCTGGGACACGATGGGCGAGCTCTCGGTCATCATCGCGGCCGCGACCGGCGTCGCGAGCCTCGTCTTCCTCCGCGGCCGCGCCGACACCCTCCCGCGCGTGGGACGCCGCGAGGCCCGCCAGGCCTACCGCGACCGCCGCGCCGAGCGCCGCACCGCCGCGAGCGAGTCGAGTCGCGGCGCCTGGCTGCTCGCGGGCCGCACCCTCGCCGAGCAGCACCGCTCGATCCTCCTCGAGGTCGTCGTGCGCCTCGTCTTCCACGCCCTCATCGTCCTGTCGATCTACCTGCTCCTCGTCGGGCACAACGCGCCCGGCGGCGGCTTCGCGGGCGGCCTCGTCGCGGGCCTCGCGCTCGTCGGCCGCTACCTCGCGGGCGGACGCTTCGAGCTCGGCGCCGCGGCGCCCTTCGACGCGGGCAAGACGCTCGGCGCGGGCCTCATCCTCGCGGGCGGCACCGCCGCGGTCCCGCTCCTGTTCGGCGTCGACGCGCTCACCTCCTCGTGGTTCACGGTGCCGCTCGGCCCGCTCGGCGAGTTCGACTTCGTGACCTCGACGATCTTCGACATCGGCGTCTACTTCGTCGTCATCGGCCTCGTGCTCGATGTGCTCCGCTCGCTCGGCGCCGAGGTCGACCGCCAGTACGAGGACGGCGACGCCGGCGCCCCCGAGCCCGAGGGGGTGCGCGCGTGA
- the otsB gene encoding trehalose-phosphatase, translating into MSTALPESIGQAVAGLARVPRLLVALDFDGTLAPEVDRPEQARAVPAARDAVLRLRGLAGVRVAMVSGRALSSLEHVTDLPDDVLLVGSHGIELRLDDPDDVVGLDEQERRGVEVLQEVLGEVAGAIDDVWLEEKPAGFALHTRLASEHASRVAHLVALSETAAELEDLTVRRGKNVLEFSVRSTTKGEAVEHLRRYTRADAVLYAGDDVTDEDAFAALGEGDLALKSGPGETIAAHRVEGPEEVAAVLALLAELRAVAHPVER; encoded by the coding sequence GTGAGCACGGCGCTGCCCGAGTCGATCGGCCAGGCGGTCGCGGGGCTCGCGCGCGTCCCCCGGCTCCTCGTCGCCCTCGACTTCGACGGCACGCTCGCGCCCGAAGTCGACCGTCCCGAGCAGGCCAGGGCGGTGCCGGCCGCGCGGGATGCGGTGCTCCGGCTCCGCGGGCTGGCCGGCGTCCGCGTCGCGATGGTGAGCGGGCGGGCGCTGAGCAGCCTCGAGCACGTCACCGACCTCCCCGACGACGTGCTCCTCGTCGGCTCGCACGGCATCGAGCTGCGGCTCGACGATCCCGATGACGTGGTCGGCCTCGACGAGCAGGAGCGGCGCGGCGTCGAGGTGCTCCAGGAGGTGCTGGGGGAGGTCGCGGGCGCGATCGACGACGTGTGGCTGGAGGAGAAGCCGGCCGGCTTCGCGCTCCACACCCGCCTCGCGAGCGAGCACGCCTCCCGCGTCGCGCACCTCGTGGCGCTCAGCGAGACGGCGGCCGAGCTCGAGGACCTGACCGTCCGGCGCGGGAAGAACGTGCTCGAGTTCTCGGTGCGCTCGACGACGAAGGGCGAGGCGGTCGAGCATCTGCGGCGCTACACGCGCGCGGACGCCGTGCTGTACGCGGGCGACGACGTGACCGACGAGGACGCCTTCGCGGCGCTCGGCGAGGGTGATCTGGCGCTGAAGAGCGGCCCGGGCGAGACGATCGCCGCCCACCGGGTCGAGGGACCGGAGGAGGTCGCGGCGGTGCTCGCGCTCCTCGCCGAGCTGCGCGCGGTGGCGCATCCGGTCGAGCGCTGA
- the otsA gene encoding alpha,alpha-trehalose-phosphate synthase (UDP-forming), with amino-acid sequence MPDDRTDFIVVSNRLPVDRVVDADGATAWKQSPGGLVTALEPVMRAADGAWVGWAGQPDLDLEPFENEGITIVPVPLSERDIELYYEGFSNDTLWPLYHDVIAQPSYHRVWWERYVEVNRRFAERTAEVSAEGATVWVQDYQLQLVPRMLRELRPDLTIGFFNHIPFPAYGIYSQLPWRTQIIEGLLGADVIGFQRAADAGNFTRAIRRLLPYSTRGSIVEVPDGDGTREVVAKAFPISIDAAAFEELAQRPEVVARAAQIRHDLGDPETILLGVDRLDYTKGIGHRLKAYGELLKDSRIDVEDTVLVQVASPSRERVETYRQLRDEIELTVGRLNGDFSTISHQAISYLHHGFPREEMAALYLAADVMLVTALRDGMNLVAKEYVAARKDEDGVLVLSEFAGAADELKAALLINPHDIAGLKDTIMQAVEMPRADRRRRMRSLRKRVRDNDVAHWSRSFLDTLRRARAES; translated from the coding sequence ATGCCCGACGATCGAACCGATTTCATCGTCGTCTCCAACCGCCTCCCCGTCGACCGGGTCGTGGATGCGGACGGCGCCACCGCGTGGAAGCAGTCGCCCGGCGGCCTCGTCACCGCGCTCGAGCCCGTCATGCGCGCGGCCGACGGCGCGTGGGTCGGCTGGGCCGGCCAGCCGGACCTCGACCTCGAGCCCTTCGAGAACGAGGGCATCACGATCGTGCCGGTGCCGCTCAGCGAGCGCGACATCGAGCTCTACTACGAGGGCTTCAGCAACGACACCCTCTGGCCGCTCTACCACGACGTCATCGCGCAGCCGAGCTACCACCGCGTCTGGTGGGAGCGCTACGTCGAGGTCAACCGCCGCTTCGCCGAGCGCACCGCCGAGGTGAGCGCGGAGGGCGCCACCGTCTGGGTGCAGGACTACCAGCTGCAGCTGGTGCCGAGGATGCTGCGCGAGCTCCGCCCGGACCTCACGATCGGCTTCTTCAACCACATCCCGTTCCCGGCATACGGCATCTACTCGCAGCTGCCCTGGCGCACGCAGATCATCGAGGGGCTCCTCGGGGCGGACGTGATCGGCTTCCAGCGCGCCGCCGACGCCGGCAACTTCACGCGCGCGATCCGCCGCCTCCTGCCGTACTCGACGCGCGGCTCGATCGTCGAGGTGCCGGACGGCGACGGCACCCGCGAGGTCGTGGCGAAGGCCTTCCCGATCTCGATCGACGCCGCCGCCTTCGAGGAGCTCGCGCAGCGCCCCGAGGTCGTGGCGCGCGCGGCGCAGATCCGGCACGACCTCGGCGACCCCGAGACGATCCTGCTCGGCGTCGACCGCCTCGACTACACGAAGGGGATCGGGCACCGGCTGAAGGCGTACGGCGAGCTCCTCAAGGACAGCCGGATCGATGTCGAGGACACGGTGCTCGTGCAGGTCGCGAGCCCGAGCCGCGAGCGGGTGGAGACGTACCGCCAGCTCCGCGACGAGATCGAGCTGACGGTGGGCCGGCTCAACGGCGACTTCAGCACCATCAGCCACCAGGCGATCAGCTACCTCCACCACGGCTTCCCGCGCGAGGAGATGGCGGCGCTCTACCTCGCGGCCGACGTCATGCTCGTGACGGCGCTGCGCGACGGCATGAACCTCGTCGCGAAGGAGTACGTGGCGGCCCGCAAGGACGAGGACGGCGTGCTCGTGCTGAGCGAGTTCGCGGGCGCCGCGGACGAGCTCAAGGCCGCCCTGCTCATCAACCCGCACGACATCGCGGGCCTCAAGGACACGATCATGCAGGCCGTCGAGATGCCGCGGGCGGACCGTCGCCGTCGGATGCGGTCGCTTCGCAAGCGGGTGCGCGACAACGACGTGGCGCACTGGTCGCGCAGCTTCCTCGACACCCTCCGCCGCGCGAGGGCGGAGTCGTGA
- a CDS encoding YhgE/Pip domain-containing protein — protein sequence MSPAIRTRRLRAVGVVAAVVLPLAFTGLAAWAAGGSESSALERIPAAIVNEDEMVTQTTPDGEEQPILAGRLVVTELTDPDTEGFDWRLTNAEDAEDALEAGEVQAIVTIPEDFSASIASLQGDDPQRAEFDIRTDDAHSYLAGSVAQSVGDGMAAALGSQITEQVIGGLYSAIGEFGGALSEAADGAQQIADGAGESADGAQQLADGTAQSASGAGELAAGIGQSASGAQELAGGVKQYTGGVSGVAGGLGELSAGVSNPQTGLPAGIRAYNASLRAAQADLADAVSRVQQNPIDPVAQTDLAIASATIEGILDQGGAPLESGATQLAGGIRQLSSGAQQLAQGGAPLASGTQELADGLGQAAGGADELAGGLGQLAEGQQGLADGLDQLADGGGELAGGLREGAEQVPAMDADEAADAAEIAASPVGATSEREHETSEVGPIIATFFGPIGLWAGAIAIALMLPAVSRRVLASTAATGRILGSRLGLALAATAAQAVLLVALLHTVLGVAWSALPATLGFSLLTAGAFTALHHLLTTWLGRTGIVVSLLLLGLQLVATGGLYPVQALAEPFRSLSEVLPLTAAVRGMQGIVTGGPAGPVLSAAALLLVVGLASVGFAHLALARTRRARALGLAA from the coding sequence GTGAGCCCCGCCATCCGCACCCGCCGCCTCCGCGCCGTCGGCGTCGTCGCCGCCGTCGTGCTGCCGCTCGCCTTCACCGGCCTCGCCGCCTGGGCGGCCGGCGGCTCCGAGTCGAGCGCGCTCGAGCGCATCCCCGCCGCGATCGTGAACGAGGACGAGATGGTCACCCAGACCACGCCCGACGGCGAGGAGCAGCCCATCCTTGCGGGGCGCCTCGTCGTCACCGAGCTGACCGACCCCGACACGGAGGGCTTCGACTGGCGGCTCACGAACGCCGAGGACGCGGAGGACGCGCTCGAGGCGGGCGAGGTGCAGGCGATCGTCACGATCCCCGAGGACTTCTCGGCCTCCATCGCCTCGCTGCAGGGCGACGACCCGCAGCGCGCCGAGTTCGACATCCGCACCGACGACGCGCACTCCTACCTGGCCGGCTCCGTCGCGCAGTCCGTCGGCGACGGGATGGCGGCGGCGCTCGGCTCGCAGATCACCGAGCAGGTCATCGGCGGCCTGTACTCGGCGATCGGCGAGTTCGGCGGCGCGCTCTCCGAGGCCGCCGACGGCGCCCAGCAGATCGCGGACGGCGCGGGGGAGTCGGCGGACGGCGCGCAGCAGCTCGCCGACGGGACCGCGCAGAGCGCGTCCGGTGCGGGCGAGCTCGCCGCGGGGATCGGGCAGTCGGCCTCGGGGGCGCAGGAGCTCGCGGGCGGCGTGAAGCAGTACACGGGAGGCGTCAGCGGCGTCGCGGGCGGGCTCGGCGAGCTGTCGGCCGGGGTCTCGAACCCGCAGACCGGGCTCCCCGCCGGCATCCGCGCCTACAACGCGAGCCTCCGCGCCGCACAGGCGGACCTCGCAGACGCCGTCTCGCGCGTGCAGCAGAATCCGATCGACCCGGTCGCGCAGACGGATCTCGCGATCGCGAGCGCGACCATCGAGGGGATCCTCGACCAGGGCGGTGCGCCGCTCGAGTCGGGCGCGACGCAGCTCGCGGGCGGCATCCGCCAGCTCTCCAGCGGCGCGCAGCAGCTCGCCCAGGGCGGCGCCCCGCTCGCGAGCGGCACGCAGGAGCTCGCCGACGGCCTCGGCCAGGCCGCGGGCGGCGCGGACGAGCTCGCGGGCGGCCTCGGGCAGCTCGCCGAGGGCCAGCAGGGCCTCGCCGACGGACTCGACCAGCTCGCCGACGGCGGCGGCGAGCTCGCGGGCGGCCTCCGCGAGGGCGCCGAGCAGGTGCCGGCCATGGATGCCGACGAGGCGGCGGACGCGGCCGAGATCGCCGCATCCCCGGTCGGCGCGACCTCCGAGCGCGAGCACGAGACGAGCGAGGTCGGCCCGATCATCGCGACCTTCTTCGGTCCGATCGGCCTCTGGGCGGGCGCGATCGCGATCGCGCTCATGCTGCCGGCCGTCTCGCGGCGCGTCCTCGCCTCGACCGCGGCGACGGGCCGCATCCTCGGCTCCCGTCTCGGCCTCGCCCTCGCGGCGACGGCGGCGCAGGCGGTGCTGCTCGTGGCGCTCCTCCACACGGTCCTCGGGGTCGCGTGGTCTGCGCTGCCGGCGACGCTCGGCTTCTCGCTGCTCACGGCGGGCGCCTTCACGGCGCTCCACCACCTCCTCACGACCTGGCTCGGCCGCACCGGCATCGTCGTCTCGCTGCTGCTGCTCGGACTGCAGCTCGTCGCGACCGGCGGGCTCTACCCGGTGCAGGCGCTCGCCGAGCCGTTCCGGAGCCTCAGCGAGGTGCTGCCGCTCACGGCGGCGGTGCGCGGGATGCAGGGCATCGTCACGGGCGGACCGGCCGGCCCCGTGCTCTCGGCGGCGGCGCTCCTGCTGGTCGTCGGGCTCGCCTCGGTCGGCTTCGCGCACCTCGCGCTCGCCCGCACCCGCCGCGCGCGGGCCCTCGGCCTGGCCGCCTGA